Proteins co-encoded in one Symmachiella macrocystis genomic window:
- a CDS encoding c-type cytochrome translates to MPANEEFWRRPSRMHVVFAISALVLTFATVLMLVKDYDDEWRVYQREFSKKDAERAEREEKAIADKAYLETEANLKGKLKDAEDDVKSRQAEVDEIEKEIAELSTVTLALNRSVKFKRAERDKARADYDLAISKDAPKARQDQLKEIFDSKQAIVSDMEQELDEQTAALNNNAEVLKELRSAQSAAKEELKDHTEDFVRIQGDRLAKEPESWVAITKKTFVNVPLLDLNPTNKIQQIWLPDLTINLGGMKDVPRFDRCITCHLATDRVGAGNVPDFPESEYPHPFATHPRTDLFITASSPHSQAKFGCTICHDGQGSGTSFHNASHTPNDPVIAAEWKKEYEYFHNHFWENPMYPDRFKESTCLKCHHGVTELAEHPKFGASAPKVVDGWETVEKFGCFGCHEIRGYDGLKSIGPDLRLEPSTPEQAAKIAEDPNAIPGKLRKVGPSLRHIKSKVTTGWTQVWVEEPKSFRPSTRMPQFFHLSNQQDEVAKKYSPVEIAGTVAYLMSRSEAFDELSPEEGYTPEAERGKQTFATRGCLNCHNHADFPESQSDFGPDLTKVHEKLLPGEAGFRWLYTWIREPSRYHARTKMPDLFLDPEVKDGVTIDPAADIAAYLQQGGSKNFGMLEWNGPGVEADKSALDEMVQMFLAKAISLRSAKQAMIDGKLPENMTEETIKGDEIELFGETITEEMKLRYIGRRTISRYGCYGCHDIPGFEDARPIGTALQDWGRKDPSKLAFEHIGEYLHHFGEPNGSSTAERAKLAVMNAENESFPADENPETELAVAYFYDQINHHGRPGFAWQKLRAPRSYDYRKIETKGYDERLRMPKFPFSEEENEAVVTFVLGLTADPPESEYVYTPTGPDKDRLEGEKLLKKYNCTGCHMVDMPEILAAIDPEELLATDTSGEYPEALELLYKLKPIHQGETGETMHLPATEYDEARDLPVISFHGMATATPDPDDAIEDQEYSFQLWEPLQVGETLMLPSEPMLVPAQQLVSNNKGRGGEFARFLVKYLVEQDSQLQSGDAWQMSPPPLYQEGIKVQTPWLYKFLKNPDRLRFSTVLRMPKFNMSDEEALVLANYFAAVNGAEYPYQDIPQREPEYLSIQNAKYPHYLEESWKLFNIPRPDGLCVKCHQFGGMEYTSTDPKDKRGPNLNRVESRLRPDWTLLWISNPKWITPYTAMPQNFKKATPQFPQFFGGEGDVQTRAIRDALMNYHRMMEQNEKVAGSETAPGQAGGQ, encoded by the coding sequence AAGAAAGACGCCGAGCGCGCCGAGCGTGAAGAAAAGGCGATTGCCGATAAGGCTTACTTGGAAACCGAAGCGAATTTGAAAGGCAAACTCAAAGACGCCGAGGACGACGTAAAGAGTCGGCAGGCAGAAGTGGACGAGATTGAAAAAGAGATCGCCGAACTCTCGACCGTCACATTGGCTTTGAATCGTTCTGTAAAATTTAAACGGGCGGAGCGTGACAAAGCGCGGGCCGATTATGATTTAGCAATCAGCAAGGATGCCCCCAAAGCCCGTCAGGACCAATTGAAGGAAATCTTTGACAGCAAACAGGCCATCGTCTCCGACATGGAGCAAGAGCTCGACGAGCAAACGGCGGCCTTGAACAATAATGCTGAAGTCTTGAAGGAACTCCGCTCCGCCCAGTCGGCAGCAAAGGAAGAACTCAAGGACCACACCGAGGACTTTGTCCGTATTCAGGGTGACCGGCTGGCCAAAGAGCCAGAGTCTTGGGTGGCCATTACCAAAAAGACGTTCGTGAATGTTCCGCTGCTGGACCTCAACCCCACAAACAAGATCCAACAAATTTGGCTACCGGATTTGACGATCAACCTGGGAGGAATGAAGGACGTTCCTCGGTTTGACCGTTGTATCACCTGCCATCTGGCGACAGATCGTGTGGGGGCTGGAAACGTTCCCGATTTTCCCGAAAGCGAATACCCCCATCCATTCGCCACGCATCCCCGGACCGATTTATTTATCACGGCATCCAGTCCGCACTCGCAGGCGAAATTCGGCTGTACGATTTGCCATGATGGTCAAGGCTCGGGAACCAGTTTTCACAATGCCTCACATACCCCCAACGATCCGGTCATTGCCGCAGAGTGGAAGAAGGAATACGAGTACTTCCACAACCATTTTTGGGAAAACCCGATGTATCCCGATCGCTTCAAGGAGTCGACCTGCTTGAAGTGCCACCATGGCGTGACAGAATTGGCTGAACATCCCAAGTTCGGAGCCAGTGCTCCTAAAGTGGTTGACGGTTGGGAAACGGTCGAAAAATTCGGTTGCTTTGGCTGCCACGAAATTCGCGGCTATGACGGTTTGAAATCCATTGGACCGGATTTGCGTCTGGAACCCAGCACCCCCGAACAAGCGGCCAAGATTGCTGAAGACCCCAACGCGATTCCCGGCAAGCTGCGTAAGGTCGGTCCTTCGTTGCGGCACATCAAGTCGAAAGTGACAACCGGATGGACGCAAGTGTGGGTCGAAGAACCCAAAAGCTTCCGTCCTTCGACGCGGATGCCGCAGTTCTTCCATCTGTCGAACCAACAAGATGAAGTTGCCAAGAAATACAGTCCTGTCGAAATTGCCGGAACGGTTGCTTACTTAATGAGCCGTTCTGAAGCATTTGACGAATTGTCACCCGAGGAAGGCTATACGCCGGAAGCCGAACGGGGCAAACAGACATTCGCCACGCGGGGATGTTTGAATTGCCACAATCACGCTGATTTCCCGGAGAGCCAGTCCGACTTCGGTCCGGACCTGACAAAAGTGCATGAAAAATTGCTCCCCGGTGAAGCGGGATTCCGCTGGTTGTATACCTGGATTCGCGAGCCCAGCCGTTACCATGCCCGCACAAAGATGCCTGATCTGTTTTTGGATCCGGAAGTCAAAGACGGAGTGACCATTGACCCGGCAGCGGACATTGCTGCTTACCTGCAACAAGGGGGCTCGAAGAACTTCGGCATGCTTGAGTGGAACGGTCCGGGTGTGGAAGCGGATAAATCAGCACTGGATGAGATGGTGCAAATGTTCCTGGCCAAGGCCATTTCTCTGCGGTCGGCCAAGCAAGCCATGATTGATGGTAAGCTTCCCGAAAATATGACGGAAGAGACCATCAAGGGGGATGAAATTGAATTGTTCGGCGAGACGATCACCGAAGAAATGAAGCTGCGTTACATCGGCCGTCGCACGATTTCGCGCTATGGCTGTTACGGTTGCCATGACATTCCTGGCTTTGAAGACGCTCGTCCGATCGGAACCGCGCTACAAGACTGGGGACGCAAGGATCCCTCGAAATTGGCATTTGAACACATTGGGGAATATCTGCACCACTTCGGTGAACCCAACGGTTCCAGTACGGCGGAACGGGCCAAATTGGCCGTTATGAATGCGGAGAACGAAAGCTTTCCCGCTGATGAAAACCCTGAAACGGAACTGGCGGTCGCCTATTTCTACGACCAAATCAATCACCACGGCCGCCCAGGTTTTGCGTGGCAAAAGCTGCGTGCTCCGCGGAGTTATGATTATCGCAAGATCGAAACCAAGGGTTACGACGAGCGATTGCGGATGCCGAAATTCCCCTTCAGTGAAGAGGAAAACGAAGCGGTCGTCACCTTTGTGTTGGGCTTAACGGCTGATCCACCCGAGTCGGAGTATGTGTATACGCCGACCGGGCCGGACAAGGACCGCCTAGAGGGCGAGAAGCTGCTGAAGAAGTACAATTGCACCGGTTGTCACATGGTCGACATGCCGGAGATTCTTGCGGCGATCGACCCGGAAGAGTTGCTGGCCACCGATACCAGCGGCGAATATCCGGAGGCACTTGAACTGCTTTATAAATTGAAGCCCATTCATCAAGGAGAAACCGGCGAGACGATGCATCTGCCGGCCACGGAGTACGACGAGGCTCGGGATCTGCCGGTGATCAGTTTCCACGGCATGGCCACAGCAACTCCCGATCCCGATGACGCCATCGAAGATCAAGAGTATTCATTCCAGCTTTGGGAACCGCTTCAAGTCGGCGAAACATTGATGCTTCCTTCTGAACCGATGTTAGTCCCAGCTCAACAGTTGGTGTCCAACAACAAGGGTCGCGGCGGAGAGTTCGCAAGATTCTTGGTGAAATATTTGGTCGAACAGGACAGCCAATTGCAATCGGGCGATGCGTGGCAAATGTCACCACCGCCGCTGTACCAGGAAGGGATCAAGGTCCAAACGCCTTGGCTGTATAAATTCCTCAAAAACCCGGACCGATTGCGTTTCTCAACAGTGTTGCGGATGCCCAAGTTCAATATGAGCGATGAGGAGGCCCTGGTCCTGGCCAACTATTTTGCCGCCGTCAACGGGGCGGAGTATCCGTATCAGGACATCCCGCAGCGCGAACCGGAGTACCTGTCGATACAAAATGCGAAGTATCCGCATTATCTCGAGGAGTCCTGGAAGCTGTTCAACATTCCTCGTCCGGATGGTTTGTGCGTGAAGTGTCACCAATTCGGCGGCATGGAATACACATCGACCGACCCCAAAGACAAACGGGGACCCAACCTGAACCGGGTCGAATCACGATTGCGACCTGATTGGACGTTGTTGTGGATTTCAAATCCGAAATGGATCACGCCCTACACAGCGATGCCGCAAAACTTCAAGAAGGCCACTCCCCAGTTTCCGCAGTTTTTCGGAGGCGAAGGGGATGTCCAGACGCGGGCCATCCGCGATGCGTTGATGAATTATCACCGCATGATGGAACAGAACGAAAAAGTCGCCGGCAGCGAAACCGCTCCGGGTCAGGCGGGAGGCCAGTAA
- the cyoE gene encoding heme o synthase: MRSSTAQASTYASTETVAIPLRRHWTDRIADYVEISKPRISFFVLISVAAGFLLGGSGEFQVWTLANALLGIALVATGSSALNQYYERDTDARMERTLSRPIPSGRLSAGEVLTMGLVSGIVGCVYLALFVNLLTAALAAATYLAYTLIYTPLKRISTVNTAVGAVPGALPPVLGWTAAGGSLDFNAFMMFSILYLWQFPHFMAIAWLYRDDYRRAGLKMIPAVEDRKQVTGFVAVGYALALLPVSLLPGQMGLAGDIYFVVALVFGVIYLWTAVRFCKTESVRTARQLLLASLAYLPAVWLAMVGEHLHLLN; this comes from the coding sequence ATGAGAAGCTCCACCGCTCAAGCTTCGACCTATGCCTCCACGGAGACAGTCGCAATTCCGTTACGCCGACATTGGACCGATCGTATTGCGGATTACGTCGAAATCTCCAAACCGCGGATCTCATTTTTCGTTTTGATCTCCGTAGCTGCCGGGTTTCTGCTGGGCGGCAGCGGCGAGTTTCAAGTCTGGACCCTCGCGAATGCGTTGCTGGGAATCGCCCTGGTGGCGACCGGCTCCAGCGCTTTGAATCAGTACTACGAGCGGGACACCGATGCCCGTATGGAACGGACGCTTTCCCGCCCCATTCCCTCAGGACGCTTGTCCGCGGGAGAAGTTTTGACGATGGGGCTGGTCAGCGGAATCGTGGGTTGCGTTTATTTGGCACTGTTCGTCAACCTGCTGACCGCCGCTTTGGCAGCAGCGACCTACCTGGCCTACACGCTGATTTATACGCCGCTGAAACGGATCTCGACGGTTAACACCGCCGTGGGAGCTGTGCCGGGCGCACTGCCGCCGGTACTGGGTTGGACGGCAGCCGGCGGAAGTTTAGATTTCAACGCATTTATGATGTTTTCGATTTTGTATTTATGGCAATTCCCGCACTTCATGGCAATTGCCTGGTTGTACCGCGATGATTATCGCCGTGCTGGTTTGAAGATGATTCCCGCAGTCGAAGACCGCAAACAGGTCACTGGATTTGTAGCGGTTGGCTACGCCTTGGCGCTGTTGCCGGTCAGTCTGTTGCCGGGACAAATGGGACTGGCGGGTGATATTTACTTTGTGGTCGCATTGGTTTTTGGTGTGATCTATCTCTGGACGGCCGTTCGATTCTGCAAAACCGAATCGGTCCGCACAGCCCGACAGTTGCTACTGGCTTCGCTGGCGTATTTGCCGGCAGTCTGGTTGGCGATGGTGGGCGAACACCTGCATTTATTGAATTGA
- a CDS encoding carboxypeptidase regulatory-like domain-containing protein produces the protein MLMCNRFSFRTRTLWSLSLLGALVLSGCKFPSPPVVSVTIKSAGGEDEGTADVDAEESEVAGYGNLTGQITLNGTAPTLMPLVNAGDAGVKDASVCSIEAVPNEALEVDPATKGIGNVVIYLAKAPKHINPDLASSDTDVNPAVFDQKGCKFFPHILPVRVDLDQPLVIKSDDAIAHNTHTYPQRNSQFNQAVKANDREGITVKYSRAESEPIRVTCDYHSWMKAYHFPIDHPYFAITNPDGTFTIEGLPAGKHEFKVWQESGGLLDRKLEVTISPDETTSVDPAKTTYSADKFKL, from the coding sequence ATGTTGATGTGCAACCGTTTCTCATTTCGAACGCGGACGCTGTGGAGCCTGAGCTTGCTGGGGGCTTTGGTCCTTTCGGGCTGCAAGTTCCCCTCACCGCCGGTCGTCAGTGTGACGATTAAGTCCGCCGGGGGCGAAGACGAAGGCACCGCCGATGTGGATGCGGAAGAGTCTGAGGTCGCCGGTTATGGAAATCTCACCGGTCAGATCACGCTGAATGGCACAGCGCCGACCTTAATGCCGCTGGTCAATGCGGGTGACGCCGGCGTTAAAGATGCATCGGTTTGCTCCATCGAAGCGGTCCCGAACGAAGCTTTGGAAGTCGATCCAGCGACTAAGGGAATCGGCAATGTGGTTATTTATTTGGCGAAAGCTCCCAAACACATCAATCCCGATCTCGCCTCGAGCGACACTGATGTCAATCCAGCGGTGTTTGACCAAAAGGGGTGTAAGTTCTTCCCACACATTTTGCCAGTCCGTGTCGATTTGGACCAACCGTTGGTCATCAAAAGCGACGACGCAATTGCACACAACACACATACGTACCCACAACGCAATTCGCAATTCAACCAAGCGGTCAAAGCCAATGACCGTGAGGGGATTACGGTGAAGTATTCCCGTGCGGAGAGTGAACCGATCCGCGTGACGTGCGACTATCACAGTTGGATGAAGGCCTACCATTTCCCGATCGACCATCCCTACTTTGCGATCACAAATCCGGACGGCACGTTTACGATCGAAGGTCTGCCAGCAGGTAAACATGAATTCAAAGTTTGGCAAGAAAGTGGTGGACTGCTGGATCGAAAACTGGAAGTCACGATCAGTCCAGATGAAACCACTTCGGTCGATCCGGCAAAAACCACCTATTCAGCTGACAAGTTCAAGCTATAA
- a CDS encoding cytochrome c oxidase subunit I: protein MSIATHDTAGAHSHDDHAHGGHPEIGFVRKYIFSTDHKVIGIQFLITTLLMLMVGGALALAVRWQLAFPWQWMPIAGDLEVFKDQGGIISPEFYTMLFTMHATVMIFLVIIPVLAGAFGNFLIPLQIGADDMAFPTLNMLSYWFMWPAIVLFGISFVIGGVTAGPAAGWTSYPVLSAIASAAPGSGAAQTFWLLAVTCVGVSSMMGSVNYMTTIINMRAPGMTLFRMPMTIWGMFITAILQSFALPVLTAAGFMVLFDRTMGTCFFVPAGLVVNNADPTIGGGQPLLWQHLFWFYSHPAVYIMLLPAMGMVSDILCAFARKPLFGYKPMVYSLAAIAGLGFIVWGHHMFTSGMNPALGMTFMVSTMMIALPSAVKTFNWIGTLWGGNLIFTTPMLNSVAFISMFIVGGLSGIFMAAVPVDLYIHDSYFIVAHFHYVLFGATLFGVFGAIHFWFPKMFGRMMNDNVGKLHFVLTFIGFNGTFFTMHLLGVAGMPRRLADPFNYPYLEHLLPLNQFMTYSAMLMGFAQFLLLGNFFYSMFWGPKCGRNPWNANGLEWDAPSPPPHGNFDSIPVVYRGPYEYSSPLTDKDYLPQTEYIPPRPQPGTT, encoded by the coding sequence ATGAGTATCGCGACGCACGACACGGCCGGCGCCCATTCGCACGACGACCACGCACATGGGGGTCATCCCGAGATCGGCTTTGTCCGTAAATATATCTTCTCGACAGACCATAAGGTCATCGGCATTCAGTTTTTGATCACCACATTACTGATGCTGATGGTTGGGGGTGCGTTAGCGCTGGCGGTCCGTTGGCAACTGGCGTTTCCCTGGCAGTGGATGCCGATCGCCGGCGACTTGGAGGTGTTCAAAGATCAAGGAGGGATCATCTCTCCCGAGTTTTATACGATGCTCTTCACCATGCACGCCACGGTGATGATCTTTTTGGTCATCATTCCCGTGCTGGCAGGAGCGTTTGGTAACTTTTTGATTCCGCTACAAATCGGTGCCGATGATATGGCGTTTCCGACGCTGAACATGCTGAGCTATTGGTTTATGTGGCCGGCGATTGTTCTGTTTGGAATCAGTTTTGTCATCGGCGGTGTCACGGCTGGCCCCGCCGCGGGTTGGACTTCTTATCCAGTGCTCTCTGCCATCGCTTCGGCTGCTCCCGGTTCCGGGGCGGCTCAGACGTTTTGGTTGTTGGCGGTCACCTGCGTCGGTGTTTCCTCCATGATGGGTTCGGTCAACTACATGACCACCATCATCAACATGCGGGCTCCGGGAATGACATTGTTCCGCATGCCGATGACGATTTGGGGAATGTTCATCACTGCTATTTTGCAATCCTTCGCTCTGCCGGTGTTGACGGCTGCGGGTTTCATGGTGCTTTTTGACCGGACCATGGGAACCTGCTTTTTTGTGCCGGCGGGACTTGTCGTGAATAATGCCGACCCCACGATTGGTGGTGGCCAACCGCTGTTGTGGCAACATCTGTTTTGGTTCTATTCACACCCAGCTGTGTACATCATGTTGCTGCCGGCGATGGGCATGGTCTCGGACATTTTGTGTGCATTCGCCCGCAAACCGCTGTTCGGTTACAAGCCGATGGTGTATTCGCTGGCGGCCATTGCCGGGCTGGGCTTTATTGTGTGGGGCCACCATATGTTTACCTCCGGTATGAATCCCGCCTTGGGCATGACATTCATGGTTTCGACGATGATGATCGCCCTCCCCTCAGCTGTGAAAACGTTCAACTGGATTGGAACGTTGTGGGGCGGCAATTTGATCTTTACGACGCCGATGTTGAATTCCGTAGCATTCATCTCGATGTTCATCGTCGGGGGCTTGAGCGGAATTTTCATGGCAGCGGTGCCTGTCGACCTGTATATCCACGACAGTTATTTCATCGTGGCTCACTTCCATTATGTGTTGTTTGGAGCCACGCTGTTTGGTGTGTTTGGTGCGATTCACTTTTGGTTCCCCAAAATGTTCGGTCGCATGATGAACGACAATGTGGGCAAACTTCACTTTGTGTTGACGTTCATCGGATTCAACGGCACGTTTTTCACCATGCATCTGTTGGGTGTGGCCGGTATGCCGCGTCGGTTGGCCGATCCGTTTAACTACCCCTACTTGGAACATTTGTTGCCGTTGAATCAGTTCATGACCTATTCGGCCATGCTGATGGGATTTGCGCAATTCCTGTTGCTGGGCAACTTCTTCTATAGCATGTTCTGGGGGCCGAAATGCGGTCGCAATCCTTGGAATGCCAACGGGCTGGAATGGGATGCTCCCTCGCCGCCGCCGCACGGTAACTTTGATTCGATCCCGGTCGTCTACCGCGGACCGTACGAGTACTCCTCGCCGCTAACCGACAAGGATTACCTGCCGCAGACGGAATACATTCCGCCGCGCCCGCAGCCTGGAACCACTTAG
- a CDS encoding COX15/CtaA family protein has translation MKPTVYQPWVFRFAVFTACVALLPIVMGGLVTTMKAGMAFADWPSSDGHGMFAYPWLQSAGDKFFEHGHRLAGMLIGFVSIALAAILWVFEKRTWVRWCGVAVLLCVIAQGLLGGQRVLLDQLGLAFLHGGFANLVFAFMAAVALFTSRGWLNAAEKTVPNNIRRIRTFAAASTAVLFVQYILGGLLRHLGWWPHQHLGFAVVVFVVVSMTVWVSRTDKQPWIWKPAHWLAMMLVVQIALGLGAWLTKFGFGNYLVVEGSLSQVIFRTAHFVVGLLTFMVSVNLLLRAARLCAVAGSLNNAPVLESSFVSPHPFGLQGGAR, from the coding sequence ATGAAACCAACCGTCTATCAACCTTGGGTCTTTCGATTCGCCGTGTTTACGGCGTGCGTAGCCCTTTTGCCGATTGTGATGGGCGGGTTGGTGACCACGATGAAAGCTGGCATGGCGTTCGCCGATTGGCCTTCGTCGGATGGGCACGGCATGTTCGCCTATCCTTGGCTGCAATCGGCCGGGGACAAATTCTTCGAACATGGACACCGCTTAGCGGGGATGTTGATTGGCTTTGTCAGCATTGCGCTGGCAGCCATCCTGTGGGTGTTTGAAAAACGTACCTGGGTTCGTTGGTGCGGAGTGGCTGTGCTGTTGTGCGTGATCGCCCAAGGCTTGTTGGGTGGCCAGCGCGTCTTGCTGGACCAACTCGGGCTGGCATTTTTGCACGGCGGATTTGCGAATCTGGTCTTTGCGTTTATGGCGGCAGTGGCGCTGTTCACCAGCCGTGGTTGGCTGAACGCCGCAGAAAAGACCGTCCCCAACAACATCCGCCGCATCCGCACATTCGCAGCGGCTAGTACGGCTGTGTTATTTGTACAATACATACTGGGCGGGCTACTGCGACATCTGGGTTGGTGGCCGCACCAACATCTGGGTTTTGCGGTGGTCGTTTTCGTTGTGGTCTCGATGACCGTTTGGGTTTCACGGACCGACAAACAGCCTTGGATTTGGAAACCGGCACACTGGCTGGCTATGATGTTAGTCGTACAGATCGCCTTGGGCCTTGGAGCCTGGCTGACGAAATTCGGCTTTGGCAACTATTTGGTTGTTGAAGGATCCCTGTCGCAGGTGATCTTTCGCACAGCGCATTTCGTCGTCGGTTTGCTGACGTTTATGGTTTCGGTGAATCTTCTGCTCCGTGCTGCACGCCTGTGTGCGGTAGCCGGTTCGCTGAACAACGCACCGGTCTTGGAAAGTTCCTTTGTTTCGCCCCATCCTTTCGGTTTGCAAGGAGGCGCCCGATGA
- a CDS encoding c-type cytochrome gives MKPRFVILSAASLLAVTLAGCGDFKSVFSYNKTTDELIKPAQRVVKTELKENFGTPEALVAWLKFQFDFGAEESVTVKVNSFDTAAKGVVVLDNTDDLGVDLEGATLKLSTDAVHDIVSYDSESGQLHVTPPIATELTDDDSVTIVTKPHGWKLVRGRNLYMIHCVHCHGVSGDGAGPTAQYLNPLPRDYRQGKFKFTSTISTEKAAHRDFRQTLYEGIQGTSMPSFKLKLIGDDMDAIIAYVLFLSSRGEYEINLGNEMKVLGGGKQEVQDRLRDEQGLTRQQVFKEFQEQEELSTGLTELSDEVGMILAEDWERANSPEVEVFPKKPRPEPTAESIARGRALFISKDAKCSDCHGMQGNGNGPQTEAYQQLPGSSLTYDKPGLYDDWGHPIKPRNLHTGIYRGGRRPLDIYRRISAGIKGALMPGFGTSLSDDQIWDLVNYVMSIPYENNLSPESVPAEKTVAEHITK, from the coding sequence GTGAAACCCCGATTCGTTATTCTCTCGGCTGCCTCGCTGCTGGCTGTGACCCTCGCCGGTTGTGGCGACTTTAAGTCCGTGTTTTCGTACAACAAAACAACGGACGAGTTGATCAAACCGGCGCAAAGGGTCGTAAAAACCGAACTCAAAGAGAATTTCGGAACACCTGAAGCGTTGGTCGCCTGGCTGAAATTCCAGTTCGACTTCGGCGCCGAAGAGTCTGTAACGGTCAAAGTCAATTCCTTTGATACGGCCGCGAAGGGAGTCGTTGTTTTGGACAACACCGACGACCTGGGAGTGGACTTGGAGGGAGCAACGCTCAAACTGTCCACCGACGCCGTTCACGACATTGTCAGCTATGACTCAGAGTCGGGACAATTGCATGTCACGCCCCCGATCGCAACGGAATTGACCGACGACGACAGTGTGACGATCGTAACTAAGCCTCATGGCTGGAAACTGGTCCGCGGTCGCAATTTGTATATGATTCATTGCGTGCACTGCCACGGAGTCAGCGGCGACGGCGCCGGACCGACAGCGCAATATCTCAATCCGCTTCCGCGCGATTATCGTCAAGGCAAGTTTAAGTTCACCTCCACGATTTCGACTGAAAAAGCAGCACATCGCGATTTTCGACAGACTCTGTACGAGGGGATTCAAGGCACGAGCATGCCTTCCTTCAAATTAAAATTGATTGGCGACGACATGGATGCAATCATCGCCTATGTGTTGTTCCTGTCTTCACGGGGTGAATACGAGATTAATCTTGGCAACGAAATGAAAGTGCTTGGTGGCGGTAAACAAGAAGTCCAAGATCGCCTACGTGACGAGCAGGGACTCACTCGGCAGCAAGTTTTCAAAGAATTCCAAGAGCAAGAAGAACTCAGTACCGGTTTGACGGAACTTTCCGACGAAGTGGGGATGATTCTGGCTGAGGACTGGGAACGGGCCAATTCGCCGGAAGTGGAAGTCTTTCCTAAAAAGCCTCGTCCGGAACCAACGGCTGAATCGATTGCCCGCGGCCGCGCGTTGTTCATTTCCAAGGATGCCAAATGTTCGGACTGCCATGGCATGCAAGGCAATGGGAACGGCCCGCAAACAGAGGCTTATCAACAACTTCCCGGTTCTTCGCTGACGTACGACAAGCCGGGGCTGTACGACGATTGGGGACACCCGATCAAACCTCGGAATCTACACACCGGTATTTATCGTGGCGGACGACGTCCGTTGGACATCTACCGTCGGATCAGCGCCGGGATTAAAGGCGCGTTGATGCCCGGCTTTGGGACATCATTGAGTGATGATCAGATTTGGGATCTGGTGAATTACGTCATGAGCATCCCTTACGAGAATAATTTGTCCCCCGAGTCGGTGCCGGCTGAAAAAACTGTTGCCGAACATATTACAAAATAA
- a CDS encoding cytochrome c oxidase subunit II: protein MRKFWCLFFMFWPMLAIAVCVVAPTNGWWFPSVAPWELGQQIDDLFNLLLIITTVVFIGTQVALGYVLWKGTTVKTGGAWFSHGSHNLEVIWTILPAIILLFISLYQMDVLARIRVMSQFPEQARDAPVAEVSARQFEWRIRYPAPGKKLMPQPQPTDLYTVNDLHVPVGKPVMIRLRSEDVQHSFGLPELRLMQDAVPGLVIPVWFQSNTTGKYDIVCKELCGWGHYKMQGELTVELQEEYDAYLQALQAKMNDDGFSAEANNAVAQSNED, encoded by the coding sequence GTGAGAAAGTTTTGGTGCCTATTTTTTATGTTCTGGCCGATGTTGGCCATCGCCGTGTGCGTGGTTGCCCCCACGAATGGTTGGTGGTTTCCCAGCGTCGCTCCGTGGGAACTGGGCCAACAGATCGACGATTTGTTCAATCTGTTGCTGATCATCACAACAGTCGTGTTTATCGGCACGCAAGTCGCGCTGGGTTATGTGCTCTGGAAAGGGACGACCGTCAAAACGGGCGGTGCTTGGTTCAGCCATGGCAGCCACAACCTAGAAGTGATTTGGACGATTCTGCCGGCGATCATTCTGTTGTTCATTTCGTTGTACCAGATGGATGTCTTGGCGCGGATTCGCGTGATGAGTCAGTTTCCCGAACAAGCGCGCGATGCTCCGGTTGCGGAGGTTTCCGCTCGGCAGTTTGAATGGCGGATTCGTTATCCGGCGCCGGGCAAGAAACTGATGCCGCAACCGCAACCGACAGATCTGTATACTGTCAACGATTTGCACGTGCCGGTCGGTAAACCGGTCATGATTCGCCTTCGCAGTGAAGACGTCCAACACAGTTTCGGCCTTCCAGAATTACGATTGATGCAGGATGCGGTGCCCGGACTCGTGATTCCCGTCTGGTTCCAATCCAACACAACTGGCAAGTATGACATTGTGTGCAAGGAACTTTGCGGTTGGGGGCACTACAAAATGCAGGGCGAACTGACGGTTGAGTTGCAAGAAGAATACGACGCTTACCTGCAAGCCCTGCAGGCAAAAATGAACGACGACGGCTTTTCGGCCGAAGCGAACAATGCTGTGGCCCAAAGCAATGAGGATTGA